Genomic segment of Buchnera aphidicola (Aphis nerii):
ATCATTATTATTTGTTTTTTCTATATTTTCTTTTTCTGTATTTTTTTTGTCAATATTTATGTTATTTTTTTGTTTTTCTTCAGTATCCATAATATCACCGTTTTAAACATTACTGATTAGTTAAATATAGATTTTTAAATATGTCTTTTAAGTTGATTCATGAGGTATTTTAATGCAATGAAGCAATATTTTAATTGTATCGGTATTGTTGGACGTCCTCGTCAATCTAATGCATTAATAACACATGAGATACTTTATAAATGGTTAATTAAAAGAGGTTATAAAGTTTTTATTGAATGTGATATTTCTAAAAAGTTAAAGTTAAAAAACCCAAAAACTGCTACATTAATAGAAATTGGTCAACTTTGCGATTTAGCTATAGTAATTGGTGGAGATGGAAATTTATTGTGCATAGCTCGAATTTTAGCATATTTTAATATTAAAATCATTGGTATTAATCGAGGAAATTTAGGTTTTTTAACAGATTTAAATCCTGATAATCGATTTAAAAAACTTTCAGAAGTATTATCTGGACAGTATTTTATAGAAAATCGTTTTTTATTAGATGTAAAGATTTATAAAAAACAAAAGCTTTATAAATCTAGTATAGCTGTTAATGAAGTTGTTTTACATCCTAAACATGTTGCTCATATGATTGAATTTGAAGTTTATATTGATGAAAAATTTGCTTTTTCACAACGTTCAGATGGTTTAATTGTTTCAACTCCTACTGGTTCTACAGGTTATTCATTATCAGCGGGAGGGCCTATTATAGTAACTTCTTTAGAAGCTATATTATTAATACCTATGTTTCCTCATACTTTATCAGCTCGACCTTTGGTGATTAGAAGTGATAGCGTAATTTGTTTAAAATTTTCTAATTCAGAAAAAGATTTAAAAATTAGTTGTGATAGTCAAATAGTATTTCCTGTTAATAAAAATGAATATATTTTACTACAAAGAAGCAATTACTATTTAAATCTTGTACATCCTAAAAGTTATAATTATTTTAAAACTTTAACTTCAAAATTAAATTGGTCTAAAAATTTTTTTTAAAAATTATATAATTTTTTTTGGATACGTTAATATATCATATGTATAAAAATATTTAAATTATATATGAGTTACTATTATGATTTTTTTGGAAAAAATTTATGTAAATTATTAGGAAACAATTTATTAATGAACATTCAAATTTCTAAAATAAAGATATTATTAATAACCCTTTTATTGACCAGTTGTTCATTTTTAGGTAATAAAAATTATAATTATAGGATGAATGAATTTTGTTTAAATTTAGATGAGTTTAAAAAAAATTATAAAGATATGACAAGAGAACAAATAATTTACGTATTTGGAAGTCCGATAATTTCTGATTCATTTAGTGATTCATATCATTATGTTTTTTTTGAACAGTCTAAAAAAAACATATGTAAAAAAGTAACATTAAATATTTTTTTTAAAAAAAATAAAGTTTTTTATTTTAATATTGAATAAATTAAATAATATTTAAAAATTTTGGAGCTGGCGGGATTTGAACCCGCGTCCAAAATTTCTATAAATAAAGGTACTACATGCTTAGTTTTTCTTAATATTAAATTCTTTTCCTAATTTGGAAAAACTCATTTTAGGAACATATCTTGAAAAATACTATCGTGTAAATATCAAGTTTTATTACACGTTGCTCTTTAATAAAATAACCTTTAATAATTTCTCGTTATAAAAGAGGTAATGTTGAGAATAAAGGGCATTATTTAGTTTTTTAAGCTGCTAATGCGTAGTTTTGTTTGTTATTTGTAGCTATTTTTTTACGGCTTTTTACGAGGCAAACCGTTCCTCGGCATGCACTTTATTTTTTTGATAATTTTGTCGAATCCAAAACAGCCCCAAGCTTTATTTTAAAATATTTAGTTGATTAGTATTACAAAAAAAAACAAAATTGTCTATAAAATATTCTAAACTATTTGTAATCTAAAATTATTTTTAATATTTTAAGATTTATAGATCTAAAAAAAGGAATAATCTATGGATGTCATTAAAAAAATAGAACGTCAAATTCAAGATAATATTATTTTAATTTACATGAAAGGAACACCTGAATCCCCTAGTTGTGGTTTTTCTGCTCAAGCTGTACAAGCACTTTCAGTATGTGGAGAAAAATTTGCATATGTTGATATTTTAGAACATGAAGATATTAGAAGAGAGCTTCCTAAATATGCAAATTGGCCTACTTTTCCTCAAGTATGGATAGATGGTGAATTAGTTGGAGGTTGTAGTATTATAGTAGACATGTTACAAACGGGAGAATTACAGAAATTAGTATCTAAAACAATAAAAAAACATAAGAAATAAAATTTAATTTATATTTTTTAAAAAAGATATGACATTTTTAATTAAAATTATTATTTATGTCATATCTTTTTATAGTTTTTAAAAACTTATAAGCAACTGAAATAATATTTTTTATTGAATAAGAATACTTTTATTTTTTATATTTACTGGCCAGCCACCTAAATATTTCCAACGATTTACTAATTCACAAAAAAGATTTGCAGTTTGTAGAGTATCGTAAAGTGCAGAATGAGCTTGATTATTATCAAATGTTAATCCAATAGCTTTACATGCTTTTGATAAAACAGTTTCGCCTACAACTAATGCACTTAACGAAGCTGTATCAAAAGTAACAAATTCATGAAATGGATTTTTTTTAATTTGAACTCTTTTTATTGCAGACATTAAAAAATTATGATCAAAATTTGCATTATGTGCTACTACAATACCTTTACTACAACATTCTTGTTTTATTCCGTTTCTTACTGTTTCTAATATTGATTCAATTGCTAATTTTTCGCTAATAGCGCCGCGTAATGGATTAAATGGATCAATTTTATTAAATGCAATAGCATTGGGGTTAATAATCGATCCTTTAAAAGGTTTTATATGAAAATGAAGTGTATTTGCTTTATGTAACCATCCCAATTTATCCATTTTTAAAGTTATTAAAGCAATTTCTAATATTGCATCGGTTTTTGGATTGAAACCAGCTGTTTCGATATCGATAACAACAGGATAAAAATTGCGAAATCGATTATTTAGTAGATTAAATTCTTTCTTTGTAGACATTTACATCTCATTTAAAAAACTTATTGTTTTTATTTAATAAAATTTATTTTTATTATTAAAATTATGATAATAAAGAAAGTATTTAAAATTAATTAAATAAAAAATAACAAAAAAATTTTTAAAAAATAAATAATTTTTAGATTTATATAATTATTTTAAATACTATTTTATATATTTCTGATGATTCTTGTTTATTAGATAATAATTGTACTATAATTTAACATAATATTTAAGATCAAATTTTTAATTTAATTTTTGTATAATACTTTATACTTTCATAGGACTATAAAAATGGCTTATTCTTTACCTTCGATACCTTATTTATATAATTCTTTAGAGCCTTATTTTGACGAAGTAACAATGAAAATTCATCATACACAACATCATCAAAATTACATCAACAATACTAATGCTATTTTAAAAGATACAGCTTTTTCTTCTCTTTCAATTGAAGAGTTAATATCTATATTCAATGAAATCAGTTTAGAAAATAAAAATGCATTACGTAATAATGCAGGTGGTCATATAAATCATAGTTTTTTTTGGAAATCTTTAAAGATAAATACTGTATTAAATAATAGTATAAAGTCTATATTAGAAAAAAGTTTTGGAAGCTTTGAATCTTTTAAAAATCAATTCGAAAATGTTGCTATGCAACATTTTGGTTCAGGTTGGGTTTGGTTGGTAAATCAAGATGAAAAACTCAATATAGTATCTACTATAAATCAAGATAATCCATTAATGGGGAAATTAATATCAAATACCTATGGTGATCCTATTTTAGGTTTAGATCTTTGGGAACATGCTTATTATTTAAAATATCAAAACAGAAAATCGGATTATATTAAAGCATTTTGGAATGTAGTAAATTGGGATGAAGTAGATAATCGTTTGCAAAAATAAAAATTTATTGATTATATTTTGTAATAAAAAAAATATTTAAATTCTATATTTTTAAACATATAATATTGATTATTATATGTTTTTTAAAAATATCAATCAAGAGATATTAAAGGATTATTTTTGTATACTATTAAAATGATTGTAGGATTATCTAATCCTAAAAATAAATATCACCATACACGTCATAATGTAGGATCTTGGTATATTTATTCTTTAGCAAAACGTTTTGATAAATCATTAAGAGAAGAAAAAAAATTTCTTGGTTTTACTACTTCTATTAATGTACATTCAAATAATGTTAAATTATTTATACCTAATGTTTTTATGAATATAAATGGTAGCGCAATATATAAAATAGCTGTTTTTTATAATATTAATTTAAATGAAATATTAATAGCACATGATGATTTAGATTTAGAATCTGGAATAGTAAAGTTAAAATATAGTTATGGACATAGTGGTCATAACGGACTTAGAAGTGTTATTAATAATTTTAATATAAAAACAGATTTTTATAGGTTTAGAATTGGCATTGGTCGACCAAAAAATAAGACGGAAATACCATCTTTTGTTCTTTCAGAACCTATAATACAAGAAATTAACTTAATTAACATGTCTATTCAAAATGCTATTGAACAAACTTATGCATTATTAACTAGTAATTTATAGTTAAATATTAATTATTTTTATTAATATAAAATAAAATTTTTTATTCTAAGGTATATAAATATGGGTTTTAAATGTGGCATTATAGGGCTTCCTAATGTTGGAAAATCTACTTTATTTAATGCCTTAACTAAAGGAAATTCTGCAATTGCAAATTTTCCTTTTTGTACTATTAAACCAAATGTTGGAATAATTTCAGTACCTGATACGCGTATTATCGAACTATCTAAAATTATTTCTCCTAAAAAAATAGTAACTACATATATAGAATTTGTTGATATTGCAGGTTTAGTTAAAGGCGCTTCTAAAGGTGAAGGTTTGGGAAATCAGTTTTTAAGTAATATTAGGGATACTCAAGCTATCATCCATGTTGTACGTTGTTTTAAAGATGATAATATTAGCCACGTTTATAATAAAATTGACCCCAAAAATGATGTAGATATAATTAATTCTGAACTTATATTATCTGATTTTGATACGTGTGAAAAATCTATATTAAAATTAGAAAAAAATTTAAAACATAATCGAGATGAAGTAGAAAAAAAATTATTTATTTTAAATAAATGTATAAATCATTTAAAAAATTTTTTAATGCTTAAAACATTAAAACTTAATGAAACAGAAAAAAAAATAGTTAGTGATTTTCGATTTTTAACTTTAAAGCCAACAATATATATTGCTAATATTAATGAAAACAAAGAATCTTTAATTTTATTAAATGATTTATATGAAATAGGAAGAAAAGAAAATTCCCTAGTTATACCTATTTCTTCCAACTTAGAATTAGATTTAGCAAAAATGAATGAAAAAGAACAAAAAGATTTTATGAAAGCTTTTAATATAAAAAACTTAGCATTAAATAAAATTATCCAAAATGGATACAAAATGCTTGATTTAATAACATTTTTTACAGTTGGTGTTAAAGAAGTTCATGCTTGGTCTATACCTAATGGTAGTACCAGTATTCAAGCAGCCGCAAAAATACATAGTGATTTTAGTAAAGGATTTATTCGTGCTCAAATTATTAAGTATTTAGATTTTATTCAATATAAAAGTGAAATTAAAGTTAAAGAAATGGGTAAATGTAAAATTGAAGGAAAAGATTATAAAATTGAAGATGGTGATATTGTCAATTTTTTATTTAATATTTAAAATTAATTTAATGATTTAATAAGCTTAACATAACATGTATTTATTTATTTATTTTTTAGAGAGGAAAAAGTTATCCTCTCTAATTTTTTGTTTTTATTTATTTAATAAAAACTCTTTAAGTTTGTTAAAATCTGGATTTATGTTATAAGATAATAAGGGTAAATCCATTCGAGATTTAATTTCATTTGGTAAAGTAATACTACTTTTTACAATTTTTTCGACAGTGTCTTTAAATTTTGATGGATGTGCTGTACCTAAAAATAAACCATACTCATTTTCTTTGAGTTGATTAGTCAATAATCGATATGCAATCGCAGCATGTGGTTCTGAAGTATATCCTAATTCAAAAAGTTCTTTAATGGCTTCTTTTGTGCTTTTATCTGATACGCTACCAAATCTTAAATCACTTAAATCCCAATTATTTCTACGAAATAACTCTTCAATTCTTGGCCAATTATTTGGTTGACTAATATCCATAGCATTAGAAATTGTAGATATAGTTTTTTTTGGTTGCCATTGTTTATTTTTTAAAAATCTTGGAACAGTATCGTTAGAATTTGTACATGCTATAAAAGATTTAATTGGTAAACCAAGAGATTTTGCTAATAATCCAGCTGTTAAATTTCCAAAATTACCACATGGAACGGCTATAACTAATTTTTTTCTTTCTTTTTCTGAAATTAATGAAAAAGCTTCAAAATAATAACATATTTGAGCTAATAATCGACTAATATTAATAGAATTAGCAGAATTTAAACCTATTGATTCTTTTAATTTTTTATCATCAAAAGCTTTTTTAACTAAATTCTGACAGTCATCAAAACTTCCATTAATTGATATTGTTGTTATGTTTTCCCCTAAAGTACAAAATAATTGTTCTTGTAATGAACTAATTTTTCCTTTTGGATATAAAATGATTACTCGAATATTTTTCATTTTATAAAATGCATGCGCGACTGCAGCACCAGTGTCTCCTGATGTTGCAGTTAAAATAGTAAAATTTTCATTTTTTTTATTTAGAAAAAAAATCATTTGAGCCATAAAACGAGCTCCAAAATCTTTAAATGCTAATGTTGGTCCATGAAATAATTCGAAACAACTTATATTTTGATTAATTGAAACTTTTAATGGTTTTTTAAATGAAAATGCTTTTTTTACATGTTCATATAATACTTTTTTAGATATTTCATTATCAATAAATTTATAGAGTATTTCAGTACTTCTTGTAATAAAGTCCATTTTTAGCATTTCTGATAATTCAAAAGGTGTAATAATTGGTATTTCTACTGGGAAAAATAATCCTTGTTGTTGTCCCAGTCCAAGTTTGATGGCAGTTTCAAAATTAACTTGTTCGCTATGATTTTTTAAATTATAAAGTTTCATTTTTTATCCTATTTTTCGAACACCTTTTGTATCTATATAACAAATATGAACAAATCCTGTTTTATTTTGTAAATAATTTTTTGTTAACCATAAAGATATTTTTTGGGCATTTTCAATATTTTCTGAAATAGCAAAAATGGTTGGACCTGATCCTGATATACCACAACTTATCGCACCTAACTTTTTAATTTGTTCTTTATTTTTTAAAAAATCAGGTAATAGTTTGCTACGATATGGTTCTGCTATAAATTCTTTCATACATTTTGCTGCTAAATCAGATTGTTGACTGTATGAAGCATGAATAAAACTAGCTAAACAACGACTGTTTTTAATACATATATCTTGTGTATATTTTTTAGGTAAAATTTTTCTTGCTTCTGCAGTAGATAATTTTATTCCTGGCCAAGCCACGATCCAAAACCAAGTTTTAAAATGTGGAATTTGTTGACTGATTACATCATCATCTTCTAAGATTAACTGAATCCCTCCAAGATACGATGGAGCAACGTTATCATAATGAATACTTCCTGATATTTCCCCTTCTATTTCGCCCATAAGAGATAGTAGTTCTTTTTTATTTAATGGGTTATCAAAAATTTCATTAATTGCAACCAAAGTAGCAACTATAGAACAAGCACTAGATCCAAGTCCAGAACCAATTGGTAAATTTTTTTCTAAAACTATAGAAACTGGAATGTTTTTATTAATTACTCTACAGAATTTATACCAACATTTCCAAACAATGTTTTGTTTATTATTGACAGGTAATTGATTAGAAAAAATTCCTTTATTAAGTAGTTCAAAATTTTCTGATAATTGTATTGTTACACAATCACCTAATAAATCACCATTTATTGGTTCAATGGCTGCACCTAAAATATCAAATCCAACTCCAACGTTACCAATAGAAGCTGGTGCATAAATTTTAATCATTACTGTACTCCACACTGACGTTTATAATATTGTACGTAGTAGGTCGGAAAATACTCCAGAGGCAGTAACATTATTACCAGCACCATATCCTCTTAAAACAAGAGGGATCGGTTGATAATAATTTGTATAAAATGTCAGTGCATTTTCGCCATTTTTAACTTTATATAATGGATTATCTATATGTATTTCTTCAATTTTTACTGAACATCTCCCTTTTTTTTCTATTGTTCCAACAAAACGTAGTACTTTCCCTGAATTTTTTGCTTTTTTAACTTTTTCCATAAAAGGGATATCTATTTCTTTTAATTTATCTAGAAATTCTTTAGTATTTTTATATTTTTTAAATTTTTCAGGTAATATTTGTTCAATTTCAATATCTTTTAATTCTACTTTATATCCCACTTCACGTGCTAATATTAATAATTTTCTCGCAACATCTATGCCTGATAAATCATCATACGGATTTGGTTCTGTAAAACCTAGATCCTTAGCTTTTTTAGTAGCATCTGATAATAAAATATTTTCTTCTAATTTTCCGAATATGAATGACAAGGAACCAGATAATATACCTTTAAAGCAAATTAGATCATCACCTGTGTTAATTAAATTTCGTAACGTTTGTAAAACAGGCAATCCTGCACCTACATTGGTTTCATATAAAAATTTTTTATGTTCTTTTAATTCAGTTTGTCTAATATCATTATAATATTTTAAAGAACTAGTATTAGCTTTTTTGTTTGATGTAACTACATGAAATCCTTTTGAAAGAAAATTAACATATTGTTTAGATAAAATATCGTCAGAAGTACAATCAATTAAAACAGAATTTAAAAAAGAATTATCTTCTAATAATTTATTTAATATTTTAAGATTAAATTTTTCTTTTGAGTTTTTTAAATGTGTTTCCCAATCTTGTAATTCCATTAAATCATTTAAAAATAATATTTTCTTAGAATTTGCGATAGTTCGTATTTTTATTTCTATATTTTTATGTGCTAAAAAATTTTTTTGTTGTAATATTTGTTTAATTAATTCTTTTCCTACCCCACCTACTCCAATTAAAAAAACATTAATAATTTTTTTATTACAAAATAATGCATTATGTACATTTTGCATACTTTGTAAAATTTTTTCTTTTTTAATCACGATTGATATAGAATGTTTTGAAGATCCCTGCGAAATTGCAAGAATATTAATTTTAGATTTTCCTAAAGCGTAAAAAATTTTTGAAGCAATATCATGTTTTTTAGAAATATTAAATCCAACTACAGATAATATGGATAAATCATTAGTGATATTAATGTTATTTAATAGATTTTCTTTAAATTCTAATTTAAATGCTTTATTAATTAAAATAAGAATTTTTTGTCTGTCTTTATCTTGCGTACAAAAGCTAAAATTATTTTTTGATGATGACTTAGTAATTAATATAATATTAATATTTTCTTCCGAAATTAAATTAAATATTTTTTGTATTACATTATTATTTTGTCTTAGTAAAATACCAGATAATGTAAACATTGTAATATTATCTAAATTAGTTACACCTTTCAGAATTTTTTCATCGAATGTATTCTTTTTACAAATTAATGTACCTTGAGATTGAATATTATAAGTATTTTTAATTACGCAAGGAATATTAAAATCTTTAAGTGGTTCAATAGTTCGTGGATGTAAAACTTTCGCCCCAAAATAAGATAATTCCATTGTTTCTTCATATGATATTGACTTTAATAAAACAGTATTAGATATTTTTTTTGGATCTGAAGTGAATACACCGTCAACATCAGTCCAAATTTCACATAACTGAGCATTTAAACAACATGCTAATACTGCTGCAGAATAATCTGATCCATTTCTTCCTAATATTACTAATTCACCTTGTTCGTTACCTGCAATAAATCCTGGCATTAAAATAATATGATTTTTATTGATATTTATTTTATTAATGCATTTTTTAGATTCATTTATATTTATTTTAGAATTTAAAAAAGTTCCTATAGATATCATATTTTTAATAGGATTTATAATAGTAATTTGATGTTCTCTCGATTTTAATACATTTTTCATAATATGAATCGAAAGTATTTCTCCGATAGACATTATAATAGCTTGTACCTTTTCAGGATATTTTTTTAGTATTTTAATACTATCTATAGTTTTTTTTAATTTATTAAATTCTATCTTTATTGTTTTTTTTGTTTCTTTGTATAAAAATTTAGATTCTATTTTTTTAATATTTTCTATTATTTCAATAAATATGTTTTCTGCAAGATTAATGTTTTTTAATATTTTATTAATATCAATATTGTTTTCAGCAATATTAACTAAATAGTTCGTTATCTTAGCTGGAGCTGAAAGAACTATAGCAACTTGTTCGTTATTTTTATTTTTTTCTATAATATCAGCTACACATAAAAATTTTTCTGCATTAGCTAATGAAGTGCCACCAAATTTTAATATTTTCATATTTTATGAATCCTTAAATTTATTTCATAAAAAACTTATATTATTTATAATTAATTTTTTATTAAAAATATATTACTCCTACATTATATGTAAGTTTATTTATAGTAAACCAGAAT
This window contains:
- the ychF gene encoding redox-regulated ATPase YchF, producing the protein MGFKCGIIGLPNVGKSTLFNALTKGNSAIANFPFCTIKPNVGIISVPDTRIIELSKIISPKKIVTTYIEFVDIAGLVKGASKGEGLGNQFLSNIRDTQAIIHVVRCFKDDNISHVYNKIDPKNDVDIINSELILSDFDTCEKSILKLEKNLKHNRDEVEKKLFILNKCINHLKNFLMLKTLKLNETEKKIVSDFRFLTLKPTIYIANINENKESLILLNDLYEIGRKENSLVIPISSNLELDLAKMNEKEQKDFMKAFNIKNLALNKIIQNGYKMLDLITFFTVGVKEVHAWSIPNGSTSIQAAAKIHSDFSKGFIRAQIIKYLDFIQYKSEIKVKEMGKCKIEGKDYKIEDGDIVNFLFNI
- the pth gene encoding aminoacyl-tRNA hydrolase, which translates into the protein MIVGLSNPKNKYHHTRHNVGSWYIYSLAKRFDKSLREEKKFLGFTTSINVHSNNVKLFIPNVFMNINGSAIYKIAVFYNINLNEILIAHDDLDLESGIVKLKYSYGHSGHNGLRSVINNFNIKTDFYRFRIGIGRPKNKTEIPSFVLSEPIIQEINLINMSIQNAIEQTYALLTSNL
- the grxD gene encoding Grx4 family monothiol glutaredoxin, which encodes MDVIKKIERQIQDNIILIYMKGTPESPSCGFSAQAVQALSVCGEKFAYVDILEHEDIRRELPKYANWPTFPQVWIDGELVGGCSIIVDMLQTGELQKLVSKTIKKHKK
- the bamE gene encoding outer membrane protein assembly factor BamE, yielding MSYYYDFFGKNLCKLLGNNLLMNIQISKIKILLITLLLTSCSFLGNKNYNYRMNEFCLNLDEFKKNYKDMTREQIIYVFGSPIISDSFSDSYHYVFFEQSKKNICKKVTLNIFFKKNKVFYFNIE
- the thrC gene encoding threonine synthase, whose protein sequence is MKLYNLKNHSEQVNFETAIKLGLGQQQGLFFPVEIPIITPFELSEMLKMDFITRSTEILYKFIDNEISKKVLYEHVKKAFSFKKPLKVSINQNISCFELFHGPTLAFKDFGARFMAQMIFFLNKKNENFTILTATSGDTGAAVAHAFYKMKNIRVIILYPKGKISSLQEQLFCTLGENITTISINGSFDDCQNLVKKAFDDKKLKESIGLNSANSINISRLLAQICYYFEAFSLISEKERKKLVIAVPCGNFGNLTAGLLAKSLGLPIKSFIACTNSNDTVPRFLKNKQWQPKKTISTISNAMDISQPNNWPRIEELFRRNNWDLSDLRFGSVSDKSTKEAIKELFELGYTSEPHAAIAYRLLTNQLKENEYGLFLGTAHPSKFKDTVEKIVKSSITLPNEIKSRMDLPLLSYNINPDFNKLKEFLLNK
- the thrB gene encoding homoserine kinase, with the translated sequence MIKIYAPASIGNVGVGFDILGAAIEPINGDLLGDCVTIQLSENFELLNKGIFSNQLPVNNKQNIVWKCWYKFCRVINKNIPVSIVLEKNLPIGSGLGSSACSIVATLVAINEIFDNPLNKKELLSLMGEIEGEISGSIHYDNVAPSYLGGIQLILEDDDVISQQIPHFKTWFWIVAWPGIKLSTAEARKILPKKYTQDICIKNSRCLASFIHASYSQQSDLAAKCMKEFIAEPYRSKLLPDFLKNKEQIKKLGAISCGISGSGPTIFAISENIENAQKISLWLTKNYLQNKTGFVHICYIDTKGVRKIG
- the nadK gene encoding NAD(+) kinase, translated to MKQYFNCIGIVGRPRQSNALITHEILYKWLIKRGYKVFIECDISKKLKLKNPKTATLIEIGQLCDLAIVIGGDGNLLCIARILAYFNIKIIGINRGNLGFLTDLNPDNRFKKLSEVLSGQYFIENRFLLDVKIYKKQKLYKSSIAVNEVVLHPKHVAHMIEFEVYIDEKFAFSQRSDGLIVSTPTGSTGYSLSAGGPIIVTSLEAILLIPMFPHTLSARPLVIRSDSVICLKFSNSEKDLKISCDSQIVFPVNKNEYILLQRSNYYLNLVHPKSYNYFKTLTSKLNWSKNFF
- the rnt gene encoding ribonuclease T, which encodes MSTKKEFNLLNNRFRNFYPVVIDIETAGFNPKTDAILEIALITLKMDKLGWLHKANTLHFHIKPFKGSIINPNAIAFNKIDPFNPLRGAISEKLAIESILETVRNGIKQECCSKGIVVAHNANFDHNFLMSAIKRVQIKKNPFHEFVTFDTASLSALVVGETVLSKACKAIGLTFDNNQAHSALYDTLQTANLFCELVNRWKYLGGWPVNIKNKSILIQ
- the thrA gene encoding bifunctional aspartate kinase/homoserine dehydrogenase I; translated protein: MKILKFGGTSLANAEKFLCVADIIEKNKNNEQVAIVLSAPAKITNYLVNIAENNIDINKILKNINLAENIFIEIIENIKKIESKFLYKETKKTIKIEFNKLKKTIDSIKILKKYPEKVQAIIMSIGEILSIHIMKNVLKSREHQITIINPIKNMISIGTFLNSKININESKKCINKININKNHIILMPGFIAGNEQGELVILGRNGSDYSAAVLACCLNAQLCEIWTDVDGVFTSDPKKISNTVLLKSISYEETMELSYFGAKVLHPRTIEPLKDFNIPCVIKNTYNIQSQGTLICKKNTFDEKILKGVTNLDNITMFTLSGILLRQNNNVIQKIFNLISEENINIILITKSSSKNNFSFCTQDKDRQKILILINKAFKLEFKENLLNNINITNDLSILSVVGFNISKKHDIASKIFYALGKSKINILAISQGSSKHSISIVIKKEKILQSMQNVHNALFCNKKIINVFLIGVGGVGKELIKQILQQKNFLAHKNIEIKIRTIANSKKILFLNDLMELQDWETHLKNSKEKFNLKILNKLLEDNSFLNSVLIDCTSDDILSKQYVNFLSKGFHVVTSNKKANTSSLKYYNDIRQTELKEHKKFLYETNVGAGLPVLQTLRNLINTGDDLICFKGILSGSLSFIFGKLEENILLSDATKKAKDLGFTEPNPYDDLSGIDVARKLLILAREVGYKVELKDIEIEQILPEKFKKYKNTKEFLDKLKEIDIPFMEKVKKAKNSGKVLRFVGTIEKKGRCSVKIEEIHIDNPLYKVKNGENALTFYTNYYQPIPLVLRGYGAGNNVTASGVFSDLLRTIL
- a CDS encoding Fe-Mn family superoxide dismutase, encoding MAYSLPSIPYLYNSLEPYFDEVTMKIHHTQHHQNYINNTNAILKDTAFSSLSIEELISIFNEISLENKNALRNNAGGHINHSFFWKSLKINTVLNNSIKSILEKSFGSFESFKNQFENVAMQHFGSGWVWLVNQDEKLNIVSTINQDNPLMGKLISNTYGDPILGLDLWEHAYYLKYQNRKSDYIKAFWNVVNWDEVDNRLQK